AGACCCCGGCGATAGCACTGATAGCAGATGCCTGGGCATCAGCAGTAGTCATGCCCGAAGTCAGATAAACAGCTTGTATCTGTTTTATTGTACCAGCTACTGCCTGATTTGACAAGGTCACGTCTTCCGCCAATCGAGCATAATTGCTGTTGGTTTGAGTCGTCATCATGGTTGCGACGATGGTGACGCTGATGGAACTGAATATGTTTCGCAGGGTATTGGTCAACGCCGAGGCTCTGCCTGTCAGGTTCAAGGGCACTGCATTCATGCCCACCGTATTAATCGGCATCATGGCTAACCCTAGGCCAATTCCCCGGATAAAAGACACCATCATAATCGTGCCGTTGGCCGTATCCGCACTTAAATACGTCAGATGGTAGGAGCCCCACAACAAGATAAACAGCCCCGGTATGGTCACCACTTTAGCCCCGAACTTGTCAAAGATTGCCCCGCTTATAGGCATGGTAATGGCCGCCGCAATGGCTGAGGGCAGCATCACCAGACCACTCTGCATAGCAGACAAGCCTTTGACATTTTGCAGATACAAAGGAAGAATGTAGCTGCCGCCCATAAGTGCCATCACCAGTACACAGCTGATAATCTGGCTCAAGGCATAATCATACAGTTTCAGCACCCGCAGGTCCAACAAAGGATTGGGGTGAGTCAGTTCGTTAATAACAAATAAAATCAAACTGAATATACCGATGGTCAGCAGGATGGGATAATGAATCTCCTTCCAGCTCAAGGTAGACCATTTCCCTACCACATATAAAGTACAGACGATGCCTACCACCGAAGTGATAAAACCAATTAAGTCAAAATTTCCTTGATAAGGCTTCTTCTCTCCCTCCCGGAGCAGCAGAAAGGCAAAGATAATACCGAAGATGCCGATAGGTACATTGATGTAAAACAGCAGTCGCCAGTCCAGGTTGGACAAGATGTATCCCCCCAAAGTAGGGCCCAAAGCCGGAGCTGCCATAGCTGCCACCCCCCAGATGCCCAGGGCCTTGCCCCGTTCCTCTACCGGAAAAATGGCAAAGACGATAGACATGCCCACCGGGCTCATCAGTCCGCCGCCGATGGCCTGAATTACCCGAAATAAAATCATAACGCTGTTGCTCCAAGCCATGCCCGACAAGGCGGATCCTACTGTAAACATGGTCAAGGCGATAATATATAACTTCTTAATGCCGATGGTGTCGCTTAAAAATCCAGTCAAAGGAACCACGGCTCCCATAGCTAAAGAATACGCCGTCACCACCCAGGTGATATCCGACAGGGTAACACCAAACACGGACATCATCTTTGGCAGCGCCAGGTTGATCAGGCTGCTGCTCAAAACACTCATAAAAGTTCCAATCAGCACCACCGACAAAGCCAGCCATTTGTAAAGCTCATCATTCTTCTTCAAGGTTAACCACCCCTTATCGAATGTGAATCTTGATTACGGCATTGGTACCCAGCAGAAGCCCATCGTAATTCTGACCCTCATCAAAGACAATTTTCACTGGCACTCGCTGAACCACCTTGGTAAAGGTGCCGCTGCTAGCTCCGGACAGAAGGGAAAAGGCAGAATTAGCTGCTTTTCCAATCGACTGAATCTGCCCCGTCATCTTCTGACCGTCCAAAGCATCTACGGTAATGTCCACCTGCTGGCCCACCTGCAACTTAGCCACATCGGTTTCCTCAATGTTGGCACTTATGTATAACTTAGCCGGATCAGCCATCATAATTAAGGTCTGACCAGTAGACACCAATTCTCCAGGGGTTGCCTGTTTTTTCAGCACAAACCCCGAAATAGGGGAACGAATAACCGACTGTTCCAAATTAATATCAGCCAAACTGCCCATCTCCTGACGGCCAATAATCTGATCCTCTACCAAGGTCTGTCCTTCTTCTACATTGAGCTCCAACAACTTCCCAGTCATCTGAGGAGAAACCTTTACCATATCCCCCGTTACCTTAGCATCTTCTGTCGTTACGAAGAAACTGCCCTGATACCAATAATAAATGCCGATGCAGCTCAAGGCCACCAGCATGGCGCCCACCACGGACCCCAGCAGCACTTTTCTTTTTGATTCCATATTTATTCACCAGCCTTATTCATCTAATGCAATCTCAGCAAACATCCCGACTTTGACAGCAGCATCATTCTCCAACATGTTTACCTTCACTAAAATATTCTTATTTTGGGCATCTACCACAGAATCCACCAGAGACACCTGCCCGGCAAAAAGCTTATCTGGCAGCTCTGAGATGCGGATAGTCACCTTCTGCCCCTGCTGTACCTTGTCGGACAATCTAGCTGGCAAATAAGCGCTGATATACGTCTTATCCGGATTGACGATGGTCATAAGCGTTGCTCCCGACGAAGCCATTTCCCCCGGATTAATCTTCTTTGCTGTAACTGTGCCAGATACAGGAGCCACAATGACACCATTGGAAGAAGTAGCGTTAATCAGGGCCAGACTAGCCTGTGCCTGCTTCAGCTGAGCTTGTGCTGTGTCCAGCTGTTTCTGTGCACTCTCCATGGCTTCCTTGGAAACCATATCAGACTGATACAACTCCTGCGTTCGGTTGTAGCCGCTCTGAGCGTTAGTCAAGTTAATATTGGCCATATCAATGGTGGACTGCGCCTGACTCATCTGAGCCGGCACTTCCTGCATATCAATTCGCCCCAGAACCTGTCCCTTGGTTACTACGGAGCCTACATCTACATTTAGCTCAGCAATTTTGCCCGAGGCTTTCGTGGATACATCTGCGCTCTCTACAGCGTCCACCTTCCCCGCCATCAGATAAGCCAACTGCGCCGTTGCTTGTTTCGCCTCGACGTCCTGACTAACCGACGGAGATTTTGTCTGTATGATAGATCTTCCCAAGAATATCAGAAGAATTGCTATAATCATGCAGCCTGCTATAAGCAGTATTTTCTTGTTTAGTCTTTCCATATTAGTCCCTTTCCTCGTCTCTTTTAGTTCGTATGCGAACTGTTCTTATACATACTAGACCTCTTGTGAGAAAAAGTCAAATATTATTTTTTCTACTTTTTGGCGACCCTTTTGAAAATTTATCATCAAAAATAAAACAAGTCCGAAAGAAAGCAATCAGCTTTCTTTCAGACTTGTTGATTTTATCATATTTCTATTTTTAAGAAGGTTCTCGTAACCTTGCGCCCTCTGGAAGCGCCTTACTGAAGCAGGGAAAGTCTTTTTAGCATGGCCGCCACTTCCGCTCTGGTGGCCGTACTCTTAGGTGCTAAAAGCGTCCCGCCGCTGGTTCCTGTCAAAATGCCAGTTCGGCAGGTCCAGTCCATAGCCTCCCGCAGCTCCGGCTCAACAGCAAATACATCCGCATAGCCGTAGACTCCCGTTGAGCTGCCACCCTCCATGTCCAATCCGGCAATTTTACCATACTGCCAGAGCATGTGCGCCAGCTCCTCTCTGGTGAGGGCTTCTCCTGCACCGAACAGCCCCTGGCTGTTCACCGAAGAGATACCCTTTTCCAGCGCCCAGGCCGCAGCAGGCTCATACCAACCCTTTACATCTGCTGGAAGAGCAGTGTTCTTTGCCGTCGGTTCCCCCGCCATCTGATAGAGGGCATAGACCATCATGCCTCGGGTCATGGGACTAGATGGCTGGAAGGTATTGCTGCTGGTACCGCTCATAAGCCCCTTTTCATAAGCGTACATAACATAGTCAAAATACCAGGCTGACAAATGCACATCCACAAAGAGGGAGGCCGCCTTGTCGGCATCCATCGTCAGCACCGCGGTAAAAAAGTTCGGCATCGCATTGGTGGCAAAGGTCACCTGCCCAGTCTGCTTGTTATAGATTACCGGCAGCTTCTGCAGCTTGCCGTTTTGATCCATGTAATATAAGTCGTAAGAATATGTCAGCTCACCTGCTGCTGGAATATAAGGCAGATCCACAGTCAGGGCGTCCTTGACCCCTTTTAAGGTGATGTCGCTAAGCTTCACGCCGATGTCAAAGTGAATCTCATAGGTTCGGAAAAACGGGGCGGAATAATTGCTCAGGTTAATCTTGCCGATAATCCCACATTCGCCATCTAAGCCCTTGAAATACCGACAACCGGTGAGATTATCCACGATATCCCCCACCGTCACGTTGTACTCTGAGGTTTTCAGCATGTTTTCCAAGGCGGCATTGACTGTTTTTACTTGTTCATCGCTCTGGTAAAAATTGCTGGTAGACCAGCCGTTACTGGTCAAGTAATCGTTAAATAAAGTCTTTCCGCCTCCTCGAATGTAGCTGATATCCTTTTCATAGGAGAAAATCAGCCCTTTTAGAAAGGCAATGTCTGCTGTATCGCTGCTGTTATCTCTGCTGTGCAGGTACAAATACCGAGAAACACCGTTGCACAAGGCAAGGCCGATAGAATTTCCCACCGTTCCCCAGCTGCTGTAAGCCAGCAGCATACTCATCTCACACTCTCTGGTCATCCGGTACTCCAAGTTGCCGCTGTAAGCCGAAGGTGCCGAATTAATAACGATAGTTGGGATGCCCTTGCTGATGTTGCCATTAATATAGTCGATAGCCTGGTCGATATATTTAGAATTCAAAATAGCTGTGGAGGGTGAAGTCAGCACGACGATTTCAATATCCGCTTTCTTGCGGTCTACTAAGTTGATACCGATGCTCTCCAGATGCTTTTCCAGATTTTCTTTTACCGTCTCCATATCATATACTGAGCCCGAGCCCGAGCTTTCTGTATTGCCGAAATAGGTGGCGGATGCATTAACATTGTACCCGTAGTAATCAATCATCAGGTTCAGCACGGCCATCATCCCCAGTTCATCAGCCCCAGAATAAATCAGGCCCCGTCCATCCAGTTTTTTCTTCAGATAGTTAACCTCGTTGGTCTGAATGGTGTTCTGGGGGTTAGAATCATCGATTCCAATGAAGTATTTCATCCGCCCGGCTCCATCCATAGAAAGCAGATAGTCGATAAGCTTCAGCTTCCGCTCCCGGGTTTTTAACGAGTGATTAATTTCTTTGGCATAGACAGAGTTATTCGCCAGCTTGCCGCCCTTTTCGCTCTTGGTGTAGTCGGCGATGATATTCTTCACCGTCAAATCTCGGCTCTTTAGCACGTACCGCCCCTGTAGGTTATACTGACGCATTGCATTGTATGTATTCAAATCTGCCCCTTGATAGCCTACCGTACAAGTAGCTAGTCGGGCCACCGTATCTACAATATAGACCTGATTGTTCTGAGACAGCTCCACCAGCTTGTCAATCATCTGATATTCATCACTGTAGCTCCCACCATACAACGTCCGTGAATTGACCAGTCCCCCGGAGAGCAGCTGATCCAGAGAAATGACGAAGTAATCGGTCTTCTGGTCCATCTCTTCAATCCAGGCCATCAGTTTTTTACTGTCTCCATAAGGCGTTCCGTTGGAGTTCAGCGGCTGGCCGTCCAATCGGGTCGCGCATAAATCCTCCTCCGGCATAATTACCTGAAATCCAGCAGATTCTGCTTCATAGATTACCCGGTCTACATTTACCGGTCGGTTGTCCAGTGGCACATAAGCCAGCACCGGTTCCTTTCCGGTGTTGGAAATAGCCGGGCCCGTGGCGTTGCTCAAATCAATAGTAGTAAGCGCCGAAGTGGTAACGGCGGCTGTTTTCTCCGCAGCTTCTGTGGTGATTGGGCTGGCATTAACCTCCGCGGCGGCAGCTGGTTTGTTCGTCGTATCCGCCCAAGCGGTGACGGCTCCTGCCGGTATCATCGTCAATATCAGGGCTGCGCAGAGCAGCCAGCTCAAAGCTTTCTTTTTCATCGTCCCTATCCCTTCTGTTCGTCATTGCTGTTTTAAAATTTGCTAAATTGCACCGATTATTTGCGAATATCCAACAGTTTTTGTTTTAGCTCGCCCTCCAGGCGATTTAGCTCCGTTTCCGCCTGGGCTCGCTTCTGACGGCCTTCCTCCTGGATTTTTGTCACTTCTTCCAAGGTAGAAATTAAGCTCTGATTGGTGCTGACCAGGGTCTCCATGTCCACAATCCCCCGCTCTGATTCTCGGGCAGTATCAATAGAAGCCATTTTTAGAGTATCTGCATTCTTTTTCAATAATTCGTTCGTCATATCTGTTACCGTGCGCTGGGCCTGTGCCGCTTGCTGAGAGTTGGCAATCCCCAGAGCCAACACCATCTGACTCTTCCACAGTGGAATGGTGTTAACCAAAGTGGATTGAATTTTGTCAGACATAAGGGTATCGTTGTTCTGAACTAAACGAATCTGAGGTGCCATCTGAATGGAAATCATCCGTGTTAGTTCCAGGTCATGAAGCTTTTTCTCAAAACGATTGCACAAGGCTGACAGGTCGTTGGCTGCCTGAGCGTCTTCCGGCAATCCGCTGTTTCTGGCTTTTTGCTCCAGAGCCGGTAATTCCTGCTGCTGCACCTGCGCCAGCTTCTGCTTCCCTGCCAGGATGTACATAGATAATTCCTTAAAATATACCTTGTTCATATCGTACATTTTATCCAGCATAGAGATATCCTTTAACAGCTGAATCTGGTGTCCTTCCAAAACAGTACAGATTTTACTCACATTCACTTCTGCCTTCTCATACTTCACCTTCATGGAAGCAATCTTGTTAGCCGAACGCTTAAAGATTCCCAAGAACCCCTTCTCCTCGTCGGCATCAAAGCTTTTCAACTCCAGAACCACATCCGATAAGGCCCCGCCGATTTCCCCTAAATCCTTGGTCCGCACATTGCTTAAGGCTGTCTCTGAAAAATCAGCAATCTTTTTCTGGGCACCGGAACCGTATTGAAGAATCAAATTGGAATTGCTCAGCTCAATCTTCGCTGCAAAGTCGTTCACCAGTTTCTGTTCTTCTGCCGTCAACGGCGTTTCCTGAATAGCCGGCTGCTGCTCAGGGCTCTCCACCATTTGAGCCAGTCCTGCTGCATCGGCACCTTCTTCTGGAAAAGGTTCTAGCGTCAGCGTAGGTGCCAGTATATCCATATCTTTTAGATTTTCACTCATACAATCTTCCTCCCTTTTTAATACATGCAACTTATCTGCACACATCGTATCTATTTTTTCCCTTATCTTTTATAAAAAGGCTGTTCTCAACCTCATCAAAGGCCACCAGATATTCCGCCGGGTCCTTTCATCTCGTTCTCGGTCAGTCCTTCCTGGGCTAAAATGGTTTCCAAAGCAGAAATATCGGAAGAGATATCCAAAATATCGGTCTGCATCAACTTTTTCAACAAATTCTGATAGGCTAAATTGATGGTATCCAGCGTCCCCTTAATCTCTTTTTTCATCTCTTCCACGTCAGCCATAGCATGTTCATCAAACTGCTGGTAAGCTTTGACCAGCTTTAAGGTGATCGGCATATAATAACACATAAACTTTCGGATTTCCGGCAGTTTCTCTGGATGTTCTTCCACATAATCA
The genomic region above belongs to Aminipila butyrica and contains:
- a CDS encoding DUF4127 family protein, which gives rise to MKKKALSWLLCAALILTMIPAGAVTAWADTTNKPAAAAEVNASPITTEAAEKTAAVTTSALTTIDLSNATGPAISNTGKEPVLAYVPLDNRPVNVDRVIYEAESAGFQVIMPEEDLCATRLDGQPLNSNGTPYGDSKKLMAWIEEMDQKTDYFVISLDQLLSGGLVNSRTLYGGSYSDEYQMIDKLVELSQNNQVYIVDTVARLATCTVGYQGADLNTYNAMRQYNLQGRYVLKSRDLTVKNIIADYTKSEKGGKLANNSVYAKEINHSLKTRERKLKLIDYLLSMDGAGRMKYFIGIDDSNPQNTIQTNEVNYLKKKLDGRGLIYSGADELGMMAVLNLMIDYYGYNVNASATYFGNTESSGSGSVYDMETVKENLEKHLESIGINLVDRKKADIEIVVLTSPSTAILNSKYIDQAIDYINGNISKGIPTIVINSAPSAYSGNLEYRMTRECEMSMLLAYSSWGTVGNSIGLALCNGVSRYLYLHSRDNSSDTADIAFLKGLIFSYEKDISYIRGGGKTLFNDYLTSNGWSTSNFYQSDEQVKTVNAALENMLKTSEYNVTVGDIVDNLTGCRYFKGLDGECGIIGKINLSNYSAPFFRTYEIHFDIGVKLSDITLKGVKDALTVDLPYIPAAGELTYSYDLYYMDQNGKLQKLPVIYNKQTGQVTFATNAMPNFFTAVLTMDADKAASLFVDVHLSAWYFDYVMYAYEKGLMSGTSSNTFQPSSPMTRGMMVYALYQMAGEPTAKNTALPADVKGWYEPAAAWALEKGISSVNSQGLFGAGEALTREELAHMLWQYGKIAGLDMEGGSSTGVYGYADVFAVEPELREAMDWTCRTGILTGTSGGTLLAPKSTATRAEVAAMLKRLSLLQ
- a CDS encoding DHA2 family efflux MFS transporter permease subunit translates to MKKNDELYKWLALSVVLIGTFMSVLSSSLINLALPKMMSVFGVTLSDITWVVTAYSLAMGAVVPLTGFLSDTIGIKKLYIIALTMFTVGSALSGMAWSNSVMILFRVIQAIGGGLMSPVGMSIVFAIFPVEERGKALGIWGVAAMAAPALGPTLGGYILSNLDWRLLFYINVPIGIFGIIFAFLLLREGEKKPYQGNFDLIGFITSVVGIVCTLYVVGKWSTLSWKEIHYPILLTIGIFSLILFVINELTHPNPLLDLRVLKLYDYALSQIISCVLVMALMGGSYILPLYLQNVKGLSAMQSGLVMLPSAIAAAITMPISGAIFDKFGAKVVTIPGLFILLWGSYHLTYLSADTANGTIMMVSFIRGIGLGLAMMPINTVGMNAVPLNLTGRASALTNTLRNIFSSISVTIVATMMTTQTNSNYARLAEDVTLSNQAVAGTIKQIQAVYLTSGMTTADAQASAISAIAGVLQKQAYLDAINYTIAFTVVTVLIPVVLVFLLRAQKQKEIFKV
- a CDS encoding HlyD family secretion protein, with product MESKRKVLLGSVVGAMLVALSCIGIYYWYQGSFFVTTEDAKVTGDMVKVSPQMTGKLLELNVEEGQTLVEDQIIGRQEMGSLADINLEQSVIRSPISGFVLKKQATPGELVSTGQTLIMMADPAKLYISANIEETDVAKLQVGQQVDITVDALDGQKMTGQIQSIGKAANSAFSLLSGASSGTFTKVVQRVPVKIVFDEGQNYDGLLLGTNAVIKIHIR
- a CDS encoding efflux RND transporter periplasmic adaptor subunit — encoded protein: MERLNKKILLIAGCMIIAILLIFLGRSIIQTKSPSVSQDVEAKQATAQLAYLMAGKVDAVESADVSTKASGKIAELNVDVGSVVTKGQVLGRIDMQEVPAQMSQAQSTIDMANINLTNAQSGYNRTQELYQSDMVSKEAMESAQKQLDTAQAQLKQAQASLALINATSSNGVIVAPVSGTVTAKKINPGEMASSGATLMTIVNPDKTYISAYLPARLSDKVQQGQKVTIRISELPDKLFAGQVSLVDSVVDAQNKNILVKVNMLENDAAVKVGMFAEIALDE
- a CDS encoding toxic anion resistance protein, with translation MSENLKDMDILAPTLTLEPFPEEGADAAGLAQMVESPEQQPAIQETPLTAEEQKLVNDFAAKIELSNSNLILQYGSGAQKKIADFSETALSNVRTKDLGEIGGALSDVVLELKSFDADEEKGFLGIFKRSANKIASMKVKYEKAEVNVSKICTVLEGHQIQLLKDISMLDKMYDMNKVYFKELSMYILAGKQKLAQVQQQELPALEQKARNSGLPEDAQAANDLSALCNRFEKKLHDLELTRMISIQMAPQIRLVQNNDTLMSDKIQSTLVNTIPLWKSQMVLALGIANSQQAAQAQRTVTDMTNELLKKNADTLKMASIDTARESERGIVDMETLVSTNQSLISTLEEVTKIQEEGRQKRAQAETELNRLEGELKQKLLDIRK